GTTCAACTGGTCGACGACGGTATCGGTCATCGTCGTCCAATCGGTCCAGCCCGCGGGAGAGTAGTACTCTCCCCCGATCGTGCCGTCCGAGTTCTGCCATTTCCCGTTCTGTTTGGAGTAGCCAGCGTCTTCAAGTAGTGTGGTCGCTTTCTCAGTTTGGCTCGATTTTGGACCGTACGTTTCGAAATCGTCCAGCCAGTCGCCGAGCCAGTACTCCTGATCGCGGGGCGCGATCCCACAGGGTGTCTGGGAGACGAACTTCGACCGCGGCCCGGCGTTGTCGACGATCGCTTGGCGATTGATGACGTGTGCGACCGCCTGGCGAACCGCGCGCTGGCCGAAATGCGGATCATTGTGGTTGAACACGATGCCGTACCCCCATTTGGCCGGAATGTTGATCTCCACAACGTGGTCTGGGAACTCATTGACTATCTCTGGGGGCACGAACAGGCTCGACGATGCATCGATCTCCTTGGCCGTGCTCAACGCCTGGTGTTGGGCGCTGTTCCCGCCGAAGCTCTGGAGCAGATACGTGTCGATGTTGATGTTATCGGCGTTGTAAAACTCCGGATTTGGTTCGAATTCGAACGCCTGCTTGCCTTTGCTCACGAACGAGAACGGCCCGCTTGCGACGGGATCTTCCCACGCCCATTGTAGAAACTCGGACTCATCTTTGTCGAGGAATTTCTCGTGGGTTTCTTTTTTCGTATCCACAAAGAAGTTCGTGAGTTCGAACTTGATGATCTGAGGGTTCGTGGTGTTCGACAGCAGTAGTTTCGCCGTTTTGTCGTCGACGATCTCATAATCATCGAGATAGCCCCACAGCGACGTCCCGGTTTTCTTCGCCAGTTGGAGCTGTACGTCCAAATCTTCGGTCGTCCATTCATCGCCGTTATCCCACGTTAAATCGTCCCGGAACGTGAGCGTAGCCTCTTGTTCGGTGACCTGTAGATCCTTGAGCGCTCCAAGGAGGAACTTCTCTTCGTTAAACGAGTATTTCAAAAACGGTGCAAAGACTGCCCGTCCGGGGGGCCACCTGTAGTTTTGGATCCCAGAAGTGTTGAAGTGGTGATCGACCGGATTACCGGTGAAGGCGTTTCGAAACGTGGCAGTATCCTGACCGCCACCGGATTGATTTCCTCCGGCGCAGCCGGAAAGCATCGCCATCCCGGATGCCCCGGCCACTGCTAACATTTCACGACGGCTAATCATGCCGTCGTAGTCGCTCAAACCGCTGTTAGATTCCATAACATGGGATACGTAACCATGGTTGATAATAAACATTGTGGATGATCATCACGTTTTGATACGATGTTGGACACCGATCCGGGATTAGCGGATCTTCGAGGACGATCGGGGATCGACAGCGCACTCGGACGTTTTAATGACCAGCACAGTTTTACAGATCGCCATCGATAGGTCGATCGATCGATGAACCAGTACGACGATTGTTGGCTCCGATACAGCTGTGTCGTCGAGGGCGAGCGCTTGGATTCGTACCGACGGTGGTGTACGCATGCGTACGTCGCCGAAACGGCACCGGAACTGAACGCGGTTCGAGACGAGTTGCGGCGGGCACTCCCCGAACTGCTCGGAACCGATCCCCACCTTTGGCAGCATCCACCGACGACGGTCGAGGGATTTCTCGCCATCGGGACTCCCGCGGACATGGAGATGATCGCCGAATCGGTACCGGTCGATGTCGTTCACGATCTCGACGACGGAGGGTTTCTCATCCGGTCGGTGAGCTGGGACGGCATGGACTGTCTCGTCGTAACCGCGCCCACCGATCGAGGATTGGTGTACGGAACGTTCCATCTGCTCCGATTGATGCAGATCGGCGAACCGATCGAGGAGTTGTCCGTCCGCGAGGAACCGGCGTACGAACACCGAGTACTCAACCAGTGGGATACCCCGTTTCACCGGTCGGTCGAGCGTGGCTACGGTGGAGAGTCGATCTTCGACTGGGAACGACTGCCCGATCTCCGGCCGAGATACGAAGCGTACGCCCGTCTGCTCGCCTCGGTCGGGATCAACGGGATCGTTCTCAACAACGTCAATACGACCAAGCCCTCACGAGCGAGCGCAAACGACGCGTTCGAGGCGTTCGAAGGGTGGCAGCTGCTCGAATCACGCCGCCTTGAGGATCTCACCGGGCTCGCGTCGATGTTTCGGCGGTACGGAATCCGGACGTATCTCTCGGTCAATTTCGCGTCTCCGATGCTTGTCGGAGGTCTCGACACCGCGGATCCAGAGAATCCGGACGTTCGAGCGTGGTGGCGGGAGAAAGTCGACGAGATATACGACCTCATCCCGGATTTCGGTGGGTTCTTGGTCAAAGCCGATTCGGAGGGTCAGCCCGGTCCGTACGACTACGACCGCGATCACGTGGCGGGAGCGAACGCTATCGCGGCAGCCCTCGAGCCACATGGCGGACGGGTTTGGTGGCGAGCATTCGTGTACGGCTCACACGAAGACCGGGCGGTGCAGGCGTACGAAACGTTCGAACCGCTAGATGGGGCGTTCGCCGACAACGTCACTGTTCAGATAAAGAACGGCCCGGTCGACTTTCAACCCCGTGAGCCAGTGTCGACCCTGTTTGGTGCGATGTCGGAGACGAATCTGGGATTGGAGCTACAGATCACTGGGGAGTACACTGGGCAGGGCGTGCACGCAACGTACCACCTCCCGATGTGGAAGGAAGTACTCGAATTTGACACCTACGCCGACGGTGAGGACACGCCGGTTCGGTCGCTGTTCGAAGACGACGGCGCGGGGATCGTGGGCGTCGGGAACGTCGGGGAAGACCACAACTGGACGGGACACTACCTCGCTCAAGCGAATCTGTACGCCTTCGGCCGTGTCGTGTGGTCTCCTGATCGGTCCACTGAGGCGATCACCGAGGAGTGGATCCACCAGACGTTCGGCACCGACGAGGACGTCGTGGACACCGTCAGCGAGATCCTTCAGCACTCCTGGGAAGCCTGCATTGACTACGAAACCGGTGGACTCGGTCTCATGCACATGATGCACAACGGCGAGGAGTATCTCGAAAACCATTATCATCCATCGCCGAAGGAGTGGCCCGGCTACCACGGCGCGAGTGAGGACGGTATCGGTGTCGATCGGACCGAAAGCGGGAGCGGCTACGCCGCGCAGTATCCGCCACCGATCGCAGACCGCTATAACTCCGTTCGGACGTGCCCCGAGAAGTACCTTCTTTTCTTCCACCACCTTCCGTGGGAGTACGAGCTGACTGACGGAACGACGGTCGTTCAGCGACTGTACGACAACTGTTTCGCGGGCGTCGAGGAGATCGAACGACTTCGAGAACGGTGGCACGGACTCGATGGAGCGATCGACGATCGACGGTACCGCCACGTCGCAGAGCGGTTCGACGAACAACTCGCACACGCCAAACGATGGCGGACGGTTCTCACGTCGTACTTTTATGAGTATTCCGGTGTTCCCGACGAACAGGGTCGCATCCGAGACGAGTAACGTCTGTCCGCCCGCTCACCGCCGTGTTTTTCACGTCGCCGACCGATCTCATTCTATGTCGAACCGTTCCGTGCTGCTCGATCTCGTCTGTGCCCAGCGTCGACAGATGAAGCTACTGCTCGCGCTCTTGATCGCCTGTGGGCTGCTCATCGGGCTGTCAGTCCTGTACGTTGGGCCGGGCGACGCGTCGTTTCCCGTTCTCGTCGTTGATATTGTCCTCGTCGTCGGTGGCTTCGTCTTCTTCAGCACGGCCTTCTGGTACTGTACAAACCGAGCGATGGACGAGTGACCGTTCGGGCGTTCGATCGCACTATGTGGTGTCGGTGAGGAAGTTCGCCGTCTTCGTTGCGAGCGATCGAACGGTTTCGTCGGCCGCCGTTTCGGCGACGGTTCGCAGTTTCGGAATCGCTGCGTCGTCACCGAGATAGCCGAGCGCACGGATGGCCCGCGCACGGACGACGGTGCTTTCACGATCGAGGCAGTCGATCAGTCGATCTCCGAAAGGTGCGACGACCGTCGGATCGATGGCCGCGAGTTCAGCGAGCGCATCGACAGCGCCCCCGGCAACGACAGGATCCACGTCGTCCAACAGCGCACCGAGGCTGACGGCGCTGTCGAACACCGATCGTGGTTCCGTCTCGGTGACTGCGACGACGACGTTGATCAGCGTTCGCCGCCCGGCGATCAGTCGGTTCCGCTCGGCTGCCTCGTGTCGTTGAAGCGTCTGTCGCGTCACACGGTCGGTTCCGGTGCTAATATCCGTCGTGGTGTGATCCGGTTCGGTGTCGTCGAGGGAATCGAGCAGCCGCTGCGTGTGTGGCGCGACCAGCTCCGGTCGCTCCACGACGAGCTTCCCGAGAACCGTTCCAGTGGTCAGTCGAACGTCGACCACGTCGCTATCGAGTGCATCGATCAGCCCCGAAACCCTGCTGTCGAGTGCGTGTGGGTCGTCTTCCACGACGGCGTCGAGGATGCCGATCGCACGGAGCGCGATCGGGGCGTTGTCCTCACCGGCTAGCGATGCGATCGCATCGAGAAATGGCACCACGGTATCGACGTTCTGCTCTGCGAGCGTTTCACAGACGTTCGCACCCCGCTGTCGGATCAGCGGGTCCGAAGACGCGAGGGCCCCATGCACGTCGGACTCGTCGACAGCGCCGGGCGTAACCGACTCAGGATCGACCTCATCGAGCGGTGCGGTAGAATCCGTGGTCATATCACCATCTATGTGGCATGGAGTAAATACGTACGGAATCTCCCTCCTCTGCCAGTGCAACGAGAGAATCACCCCTGCCGTGGTGTGATATTCGTCTGCTCTCATCTGTTGGCGATACTCTTTTAACGATATCAGTGCATCAACGTGTATGCGGTATTATCGACTCTCCGACGGAGAGCATGGGTCGCGCTCTGGATCTCTCGTCGTCATCGACGACGATGACGACGCGTATGACTTGACGACGGCGTCGGACGATCTCGGGTCGTTCACTGAACTCGCGCGCGCGGCGAACGCCAGCGATCAGTCGATCGATGCCATCGCCCGACGCCGAATCTCCGACGCCGAATCTCGTGATCTCGACACGATCGATAGGAATGCTCTTCTGCCAGTTATTCCAGACGAAGTGTGGGCGGCAGGCGTCACATACAGGATCAGCGAACAGGCTCGCACGGCTGAGAGTGGGAAGCCGGAAGTGTACATCGACGTGTACGACAGCGAACGTCCCGAGCTGTTCTTGAAGGCGACAGCCTCGCGGACCGTCGGCCCTGGGGATGCCGTCGGCGTTCGAGGTGACTCGGAGTGGGACGTGCCGGAGCCGGAGTTGGGCATCGTCCTCCACCGCGGGGAGGTAGTCGGCTACACGATCGGCAACGACGTGTCGAGCCGGGACATCGAGGGTGAAAACCCCCTGTACCTGCCCCAAGCGAAAGTGTACGATCGCTGT
The sequence above is drawn from the Halocatena salina genome and encodes:
- a CDS encoding ABC transporter substrate-binding protein; the protein is MLAVAGASGMAMLSGCAGGNQSGGGQDTATFRNAFTGNPVDHHFNTSGIQNYRWPPGRAVFAPFLKYSFNEEKFLLGALKDLQVTEQEATLTFRDDLTWDNGDEWTTEDLDVQLQLAKKTGTSLWGYLDDYEIVDDKTAKLLLSNTTNPQIIKFELTNFFVDTKKETHEKFLDKDESEFLQWAWEDPVASGPFSFVSKGKQAFEFEPNPEFYNADNINIDTYLLQSFGGNSAQHQALSTAKEIDASSSLFVPPEIVNEFPDHVVEINIPAKWGYGIVFNHNDPHFGQRAVRQAVAHVINRQAIVDNAGPRSKFVSQTPCGIAPRDQEYWLGDWLDDFETYGPKSSQTEKATTLLEDAGYSKQNGKWQNSDGTIGGEYYSPAGWTDWTTMTDTVVDQLNSFGFDLTISTLPTNDWFSHYSNSNFTMGSLYWLPGGSRSAFPYFPLRYQLWEEEIGGGHNYREKAQSEQTIPGRDGGEMTLTPLEETEQIAQQPSDEGSRPYVQRSAWHSHIELPFLGLVSKYEQSWVTNDNWTVAAEDSPNRNVKWPQFWWPHEGELQYDG
- a CDS encoding alpha-glucuronidase family glycosyl hydrolase; translated protein: MNQYDDCWLRYSCVVEGERLDSYRRWCTHAYVAETAPELNAVRDELRRALPELLGTDPHLWQHPPTTVEGFLAIGTPADMEMIAESVPVDVVHDLDDGGFLIRSVSWDGMDCLVVTAPTDRGLVYGTFHLLRLMQIGEPIEELSVREEPAYEHRVLNQWDTPFHRSVERGYGGESIFDWERLPDLRPRYEAYARLLASVGINGIVLNNVNTTKPSRASANDAFEAFEGWQLLESRRLEDLTGLASMFRRYGIRTYLSVNFASPMLVGGLDTADPENPDVRAWWREKVDEIYDLIPDFGGFLVKADSEGQPGPYDYDRDHVAGANAIAAALEPHGGRVWWRAFVYGSHEDRAVQAYETFEPLDGAFADNVTVQIKNGPVDFQPREPVSTLFGAMSETNLGLELQITGEYTGQGVHATYHLPMWKEVLEFDTYADGEDTPVRSLFEDDGAGIVGVGNVGEDHNWTGHYLAQANLYAFGRVVWSPDRSTEAITEEWIHQTFGTDEDVVDTVSEILQHSWEACIDYETGGLGLMHMMHNGEEYLENHYHPSPKEWPGYHGASEDGIGVDRTESGSGYAAQYPPPIADRYNSVRTCPEKYLLFFHHLPWEYELTDGTTVVQRLYDNCFAGVEEIERLRERWHGLDGAIDDRRYRHVAERFDEQLAHAKRWRTVLTSYFYEYSGVPDEQGRIRDE
- a CDS encoding HEAT repeat domain-containing protein, with the protein product MTTDSTAPLDEVDPESVTPGAVDESDVHGALASSDPLIRQRGANVCETLAEQNVDTVVPFLDAIASLAGEDNAPIALRAIGILDAVVEDDPHALDSRVSGLIDALDSDVVDVRLTTGTVLGKLVVERPELVAPHTQRLLDSLDDTEPDHTTTDISTGTDRVTRQTLQRHEAAERNRLIAGRRTLINVVVAVTETEPRSVFDSAVSLGALLDDVDPVVAGGAVDALAELAAIDPTVVAPFGDRLIDCLDRESTVVRARAIRALGYLGDDAAIPKLRTVAETAADETVRSLATKTANFLTDTT
- a CDS encoding fumarylacetoacetate hydrolase family protein, with the translated sequence MRYYRLSDGEHGSRSGSLVVIDDDDDAYDLTTASDDLGSFTELARAANASDQSIDAIARRRISDAESRDLDTIDRNALLPVIPDEVWAAGVTYRISEQARTAESGKPEVYIDVYDSERPELFLKATASRTVGPGDAVGVRGDSEWDVPEPELGIVLHRGEVVGYTIGNDVSSRDIEGENPLYLPQAKVYDRCCSLGPCVASPESVEDPHDLTMSLTIERDNEVVYEETTSTGEMVTTCDQLVTYLRQHNSLPETLVLLTGTALVPPETFTLHEQDQITIDIDRIGRLVNDTVVV